A single region of the Anguilla anguilla isolate fAngAng1 chromosome 17, fAngAng1.pri, whole genome shotgun sequence genome encodes:
- the LOC118216763 gene encoding testis-expressed protein 2-like isoform X2, which translates to MSSRGHADRSGPMSSRLPAMPKLPVPRSASRETVAVHFSALGKEEEEEEEALREPAAPPPPRPPPPAAEYDPSVVTAEEASEDLFEAEGVNSAGAGSSSAPPPAPPPAAGSAHSPAYSAPERRVPPPRPPPISGSSPSRSTAPASRPFLSLVKSLSVDEPREGVAVPPTTKRQLMKTLVKSLSTESSGADQDPSNPSSSSSSSFSSSSRIPDSLLGLQLFRQFTQPRAAALAAAAAAAGTVAGGDSKTAPSSPAASPDSRPFFTVQEVEARLEDTRRRLSEVMYEPLQRLSKIMGDEGGGARLKGLSSSATELTSLAGFNGLAESNNNNYCIKEEEGLDWEGEIPTGGAGAGAGSPGRATGTRYPSRGQDTWSMSALARQDDEEFVELYSDCVDGEAEPAAASEPRPPQEESRPEEEEEAPDVPYMTLIVLTSLLYCCFILPLPTYLGGALLGAALGFMLAMLFVWLAAPRRSGNGPQRATCSSEAWNVAHLDVKEPDIFKGWMNQIQSYDPETYHATLTQSVFVRLEGSSLRLSKPNRNIARRATFNEPKPDVSYISQKIYDLTDSNIYLVPSNLATKRVWNKKYPICIELGKLEDFMSQTQTSKGGADEEWTAAAGVGEMGEVSGGSEEPKRPHGTPERGWASAPGGDGTLFLFGRTGREKEEWFRRMTLASKLKSEARKPQSLPGSRSAFVPAHSRSSSQSGGLSHSRSSSRSSLDELLASQPRPRELSGGGKQKALLDYSVYMAQYVPGQPATPTSSPVHSAESSPGASKKLPSSPKEEAEPDAWVNALLGRIFWDFLGEKYWANVVSKKIQMKLSKIRLPYFMNELTLTELDMGVAVPKILQASKPSVDHQGLWFDLEISYTGSFLMTLQTKMNLARLGKEGEGLRFGEPGKDGPRVYCLADSDEESSSAGSSDEEETPEVPTEKSSLLGAEGYAGGHRPSKIMRFVDKIAKSKYFQKATETEFIKKKMEEVSNTPLLLTVEVQECRGTLAVNIPPPPTDRIWYGFRSPPHLELKARPKLGEREVTLAHVTDWIEKKLDQEFRKVFVMPNMDDVWLPIMHSATDTRSNAAAMTAAVATAKDPCPADAEGVAPGENVKGLQFTVLKEGEPM; encoded by the exons ATGAGCAGCCGCGGCCATGCGGACAGGTCTGGTCCCATGTCCTCTCGGCTCCCCGCCATGCCCAAGCTGCCGGTCCCGCGCTCGGCGTCCCGGGAGACCGTCGCCGTCCACTTCTCTGCACtggggaaggaggaagaggaggaggaagaggctcTGCGCGAGCcggctgccccccctcccccccgtcctcctcctcctgcggcGGAGTACGACCCGAGCGTGGTGACTGCGGAGGAGGCCAGCGAGGACCTGTTTGAGGCGGAGGGCGTGAACAgtgcgggggcggggtcctccagcgccccgcccccagcccctcctccgGCCGCCGGCTCTGCCCACAGCCCCGCCTACTCCGCCCCGGAGCGGAGAGTCCcgccccctcgtcccccccccatctctggctcctccccctccaggtCGACGGCCCCGGCCTCGCGGCCCTTCCTGAGCCTGGTCAAGTCCCTCTCCGTGGACGAGCCGCGGGAGGGCGTGGCGGTCCCGCCCACCACCAAGCGTCAGCTGATGAAGACGCTGGTGAAGTCCCTGTCCACGGAATCGTCCGGCGCCGACCAGGACCCCTCGAacccctcgtcctcctcctcctcctccttctcctcttcctcccggaTCCCCGACTCGCTCCTGGGGCTGCAGCTCTTCCGCCAGTTCACCCAGCCGCGCGCGGCggcgctggcggcggcggcggcggcggccggcaCCGTCGCCGGGGGCGACTCCAAGacggccccctcctccccggcgGCCTCCCCGGACAGCCGGCCCTTCTTCACGGTGCAGGAGGTGGAGGCGCGGCTGGAGGACACCCGCCGCCGGCTTTCGGAGGTGATGTACGAGCCCCTGCAGCGCCTCAGCAAGATCATGGGGGACGAGGGCGGCGGGGCCCGCCTGAAGGGGCTGTCCTCCAGCGCCACGGAGCTCACCAGCCTGGCCGGCTTCAACGGCCTGGCCgagagcaacaacaacaactactgcatcaaggaggaggagggcctgGACTGGGAGGGGGAGATCCCcacgggcggggccggggctggGGCGGGGTCGCCGGGCAGGGCCACGGGCACCAGGTACCCCTCGCGGGGGCAGGACACGTGGTCCATGTCGGCTCTGGCCAGGCAGGACGATGAGGAGTTCGTCGAGCTGTACAGTGACTGCGTCGacggggaggcggagcctgccGCAGCCAgcgagccccgcccacctcagGAAGAGAGCAGaccggaggaggaagaggaagcgcCTGACGTGCCCTACATGACCCTAATAGTCCTGACCTCTCTGCTTTACTGCTGTTTcatcctgcccctccccacctACCTGGGCGGGGCTCTGCTGGGGGCGGCGCTGGGCTTCATGCTGGCCATGCTGTTCGTGTGGCTGGCCGCCCCCCGTCGCTCCGGCAACGGCCCCCAGCGGGCCACCTGCAGCAGCGAGGCGTGGAACGTGGCGCACCTGGACGTCAAGGAACCCGACATCTTCAAG GGCTGGATGAACCAGATCCAGAGCTACGACCCGGAGACGTACCACGCCACCCTCACGCAGTCGGTCTTCGTGCGCCTGGAGGGGTCGTCCCTGCGCCTCTCCAAACCCAACCGGAACATCGCCCGGCGGGCCACCTTCAACGAGCCCAAGCCCGACGTCAGCTACATCAGCCAGAAGATCTACGACCTGACCGACAGCAAC ATCTACCTGGTGCCCTCGAACCTGGCCACGAAACGGGTGTGGAATAAGAAGTACCCGATCTGCATCGAGCTGGGCAAGCTGGAAGACTTCATGTCCCAGACCCAGACGAGCAAGGGTGGGGCAGACGAGGAGTGGACAGCGGCGGCGGGGGttggggagatgggggaggtGTCTGGGGGGAGCGAGGAGCCCAAGAGGCCCCACGGGACGCCAGAGCGGGGGTGGGCTTCGGCCCCCGGTGGTGATGGGACCCTGTTCCTCTTTGGACGGACGGGGCGGGAGAAGGAGGAGTGGTTCCGCAGGATGACTCTGGCGTCCAAGCTGAAATCGGAGGCCAGGAAGCCCCAGAGCCTGCCAGGGAGCAGGAGCG ccttCGTTCCCGCCCACAGCcgcagcagcagccaatcaggggggCTGTCGCACAGCCGCAGCAGCAGCCGGAGCAGCCTGGACGAGCTGCTGGCgtcgcagccccgcccccgcgagCTCAGCGGCGGCGGCAAGCAGAAGGCGCTGCTGGACTACAGCGTGTACATGGCCCAGTACGTGCCCGGCCAGCCAGCCACGCCCACCAGCAGCCCCGTGCACAGCGCTGAGAGCAGCCCGGGGGCCAGCAAGAAG TTGCCTAGCAGCCCCAAGGAAGAGGCGGAGCCGGATGCCTGGGTCAACGCCTTACTGGGTCGGATCTTCTGGGACTTCCTGGGGGAGAAGTACTGGGCCAACGTGGTGTCCAAGAAGATCCAGATGAAGCTCAGTAAGATCAGG CTGCCGTACTTTATGAACGAGCTGACTCTGACCGAGCTGGACATGGGCGTCGCTGTTCCCAAGATCCTGCAGGCGTCCAAACCCTCGGTGGACCACCAAG GCCTGTGGTTTGATCTGGAGATCTCCTACACCGGATCCTTTCTGATGACCCTTCAGACCAAGATGAACCTGGCGAGGCtcgggaaggagggggaggggcttcgaTTCGGCGAGCCGGGCAAAGACGG ACCGCGAGTGTACTGCCTGGCCGACAGCGACGAAGAGTCCTCCAGTGCGGGGTCGTCCGACGAAGAGGAGACGCCTGAGGTTCCCACGGAGAAGAGCTCATTGCTTGGGGCGGAAGG ctacGCTGGGGGCCACAGGCCCAGCAAGATCATGCGCTTCGTGGACAAGATCGCCAAGTCCAAGTACTTCCAGAAGGCCACGGAGACGGAGTTCATCAagaagaagatggaggaggTGTCCAACACCCCGCTGCTGCTGACCGTGGAGGTGCAGGAGTGCCGCGGGACGCTGGCGGTCAacatacccccacccccgacgGACAGGATTTG GTACGGCTTCAGGAGCCCCCCCCACCTGGAGCTGAAGGCCCGCCCCAaactgggggagagggaggtgacGCTGGCGCACGTGACCGACTGGATCGAGAAGAAGCTGGACCAGGAGTTTCGG aaagTATTCGTCATGCCCAACATGGACGACGTTTGGCTGCCCATAATGCACTCCGCCACGGACACGCGCTCCAACGCCGCCGCCATGACAGCCGCCGTCGCCACGGCAAAGGATCCGTGCCCGGCGGACGCCGAGGGCGTGGCCCCCGGTGAAAATGTGAAGGGCCTGCAGTTTACAGTATTAAAGGAGGGAGAACCGATGTGA
- the LOC118216763 gene encoding testis-expressed protein 2-like isoform X1, with translation MSSRGHADRSGPMSSRLPAMPKLPVPRSASRETVAVHFSALGKEEEEEEEALREPAAPPPPRPPPPAAEYDPSVVTAEEASEDLFEAEGVNSAGAGSSSAPPPAPPPAAGSAHSPAYSAPERRVPPPRPPPISGSSPSRSTAPASRPFLSLVKSLSVDEPREGVAVPPTTKRQLMKTLVKSLSTESSGADQDPSNPSSSSSSSFSSSSRIPDSLLGLQLFRQFTQPRAAALAAAAAAAGTVAGGDSKTAPSSPAASPDSRPFFTVQEVEARLEDTRRRLSEVMYEPLQRLSKIMGDEGGGARLKGLSSSATELTSLAGFNGLAESNNNNYCIKEEEGLDWEGEIPTGGAGAGAGSPGRATGTRYPSRGQDTWSMSALARQDDEEFVELYSDCVDGEAEPAAASEPRPPQEESRPEEEEEAPDVPYMTLIVLTSLLYCCFILPLPTYLGGALLGAALGFMLAMLFVWLAAPRRSGNGPQRATCSSEAWNVAHLDVKEPDIFKGWMNQIQSYDPETYHATLTQSVFVRLEGSSLRLSKPNRNIARRATFNEPKPDVSYISQKIYDLTDSNIYLVPSNLATKRVWNKKYPICIELGKLEDFMSQTQTSKGGADEEWTAAAGVGEMGEVSGGSEEPKRPHGTPERGWASAPGGDGTLFLFGRTGREKEEWFRRMTLASKLKSEARKPQSLPGSRSAFVPAHSRSSSQSGGLSHSRSSSRSSLDELLASQPRPRELSGGGKQKALLDYSVYMAQYVPGQPATPTSSPVHSAESSPGASKKLPSSPKEEAEPDAWVNALLGRIFWDFLGEKYWANVVSKKIQMKLSKIRLPYFMNELTLTELDMGVAVPKILQASKPSVDHQGLWFDLEISYTGSFLMTLQTKMNLARLGKEGEGLRFGEPGKDGSRPRVYCLADSDEESSSAGSSDEEETPEVPTEKSSLLGAEGYAGGHRPSKIMRFVDKIAKSKYFQKATETEFIKKKMEEVSNTPLLLTVEVQECRGTLAVNIPPPPTDRIWYGFRSPPHLELKARPKLGEREVTLAHVTDWIEKKLDQEFRKVFVMPNMDDVWLPIMHSATDTRSNAAAMTAAVATAKDPCPADAEGVAPGENVKGLQFTVLKEGEPM, from the exons ATGAGCAGCCGCGGCCATGCGGACAGGTCTGGTCCCATGTCCTCTCGGCTCCCCGCCATGCCCAAGCTGCCGGTCCCGCGCTCGGCGTCCCGGGAGACCGTCGCCGTCCACTTCTCTGCACtggggaaggaggaagaggaggaggaagaggctcTGCGCGAGCcggctgccccccctcccccccgtcctcctcctcctgcggcGGAGTACGACCCGAGCGTGGTGACTGCGGAGGAGGCCAGCGAGGACCTGTTTGAGGCGGAGGGCGTGAACAgtgcgggggcggggtcctccagcgccccgcccccagcccctcctccgGCCGCCGGCTCTGCCCACAGCCCCGCCTACTCCGCCCCGGAGCGGAGAGTCCcgccccctcgtcccccccccatctctggctcctccccctccaggtCGACGGCCCCGGCCTCGCGGCCCTTCCTGAGCCTGGTCAAGTCCCTCTCCGTGGACGAGCCGCGGGAGGGCGTGGCGGTCCCGCCCACCACCAAGCGTCAGCTGATGAAGACGCTGGTGAAGTCCCTGTCCACGGAATCGTCCGGCGCCGACCAGGACCCCTCGAacccctcgtcctcctcctcctcctccttctcctcttcctcccggaTCCCCGACTCGCTCCTGGGGCTGCAGCTCTTCCGCCAGTTCACCCAGCCGCGCGCGGCggcgctggcggcggcggcggcggcggccggcaCCGTCGCCGGGGGCGACTCCAAGacggccccctcctccccggcgGCCTCCCCGGACAGCCGGCCCTTCTTCACGGTGCAGGAGGTGGAGGCGCGGCTGGAGGACACCCGCCGCCGGCTTTCGGAGGTGATGTACGAGCCCCTGCAGCGCCTCAGCAAGATCATGGGGGACGAGGGCGGCGGGGCCCGCCTGAAGGGGCTGTCCTCCAGCGCCACGGAGCTCACCAGCCTGGCCGGCTTCAACGGCCTGGCCgagagcaacaacaacaactactgcatcaaggaggaggagggcctgGACTGGGAGGGGGAGATCCCcacgggcggggccggggctggGGCGGGGTCGCCGGGCAGGGCCACGGGCACCAGGTACCCCTCGCGGGGGCAGGACACGTGGTCCATGTCGGCTCTGGCCAGGCAGGACGATGAGGAGTTCGTCGAGCTGTACAGTGACTGCGTCGacggggaggcggagcctgccGCAGCCAgcgagccccgcccacctcagGAAGAGAGCAGaccggaggaggaagaggaagcgcCTGACGTGCCCTACATGACCCTAATAGTCCTGACCTCTCTGCTTTACTGCTGTTTcatcctgcccctccccacctACCTGGGCGGGGCTCTGCTGGGGGCGGCGCTGGGCTTCATGCTGGCCATGCTGTTCGTGTGGCTGGCCGCCCCCCGTCGCTCCGGCAACGGCCCCCAGCGGGCCACCTGCAGCAGCGAGGCGTGGAACGTGGCGCACCTGGACGTCAAGGAACCCGACATCTTCAAG GGCTGGATGAACCAGATCCAGAGCTACGACCCGGAGACGTACCACGCCACCCTCACGCAGTCGGTCTTCGTGCGCCTGGAGGGGTCGTCCCTGCGCCTCTCCAAACCCAACCGGAACATCGCCCGGCGGGCCACCTTCAACGAGCCCAAGCCCGACGTCAGCTACATCAGCCAGAAGATCTACGACCTGACCGACAGCAAC ATCTACCTGGTGCCCTCGAACCTGGCCACGAAACGGGTGTGGAATAAGAAGTACCCGATCTGCATCGAGCTGGGCAAGCTGGAAGACTTCATGTCCCAGACCCAGACGAGCAAGGGTGGGGCAGACGAGGAGTGGACAGCGGCGGCGGGGGttggggagatgggggaggtGTCTGGGGGGAGCGAGGAGCCCAAGAGGCCCCACGGGACGCCAGAGCGGGGGTGGGCTTCGGCCCCCGGTGGTGATGGGACCCTGTTCCTCTTTGGACGGACGGGGCGGGAGAAGGAGGAGTGGTTCCGCAGGATGACTCTGGCGTCCAAGCTGAAATCGGAGGCCAGGAAGCCCCAGAGCCTGCCAGGGAGCAGGAGCG ccttCGTTCCCGCCCACAGCcgcagcagcagccaatcaggggggCTGTCGCACAGCCGCAGCAGCAGCCGGAGCAGCCTGGACGAGCTGCTGGCgtcgcagccccgcccccgcgagCTCAGCGGCGGCGGCAAGCAGAAGGCGCTGCTGGACTACAGCGTGTACATGGCCCAGTACGTGCCCGGCCAGCCAGCCACGCCCACCAGCAGCCCCGTGCACAGCGCTGAGAGCAGCCCGGGGGCCAGCAAGAAG TTGCCTAGCAGCCCCAAGGAAGAGGCGGAGCCGGATGCCTGGGTCAACGCCTTACTGGGTCGGATCTTCTGGGACTTCCTGGGGGAGAAGTACTGGGCCAACGTGGTGTCCAAGAAGATCCAGATGAAGCTCAGTAAGATCAGG CTGCCGTACTTTATGAACGAGCTGACTCTGACCGAGCTGGACATGGGCGTCGCTGTTCCCAAGATCCTGCAGGCGTCCAAACCCTCGGTGGACCACCAAG GCCTGTGGTTTGATCTGGAGATCTCCTACACCGGATCCTTTCTGATGACCCTTCAGACCAAGATGAACCTGGCGAGGCtcgggaaggagggggaggggcttcgaTTCGGCGAGCCGGGCAAAGACGG GTCCAGACCGCGAGTGTACTGCCTGGCCGACAGCGACGAAGAGTCCTCCAGTGCGGGGTCGTCCGACGAAGAGGAGACGCCTGAGGTTCCCACGGAGAAGAGCTCATTGCTTGGGGCGGAAGG ctacGCTGGGGGCCACAGGCCCAGCAAGATCATGCGCTTCGTGGACAAGATCGCCAAGTCCAAGTACTTCCAGAAGGCCACGGAGACGGAGTTCATCAagaagaagatggaggaggTGTCCAACACCCCGCTGCTGCTGACCGTGGAGGTGCAGGAGTGCCGCGGGACGCTGGCGGTCAacatacccccacccccgacgGACAGGATTTG GTACGGCTTCAGGAGCCCCCCCCACCTGGAGCTGAAGGCCCGCCCCAaactgggggagagggaggtgacGCTGGCGCACGTGACCGACTGGATCGAGAAGAAGCTGGACCAGGAGTTTCGG aaagTATTCGTCATGCCCAACATGGACGACGTTTGGCTGCCCATAATGCACTCCGCCACGGACACGCGCTCCAACGCCGCCGCCATGACAGCCGCCGTCGCCACGGCAAAGGATCCGTGCCCGGCGGACGCCGAGGGCGTGGCCCCCGGTGAAAATGTGAAGGGCCTGCAGTTTACAGTATTAAAGGAGGGAGAACCGATGTGA